Proteins encoded by one window of Glycine soja cultivar W05 chromosome 15, ASM419377v2, whole genome shotgun sequence:
- the LOC114386307 gene encoding nuclear transcription factor Y subunit B-5-like, whose product MEDIGGSSSNDNNNNGGIIKEQDRLLPIANVGRLMKRILPQNAKISKEAKETMQECVSEFISFVTSEASEKCRKERRKTVNGDDICWALATLGFDNYAEPMRRYLHRYREVEVDHNKVNLQEKGNSPEEKDDELFKLSNRGVGL is encoded by the coding sequence ATGGAAGATATTGGAGGCAGTTCCTCaaacgacaacaacaacaatggtgGCATCATCAAGGAACAGGACCGGTTGCTGCCAATAGCCAATGTTGGTCGGCTCATGAAGCGGATTCTTCCTCAGAACGCCAAAATCTCGAAGGAGGCGAAGGAGACGATGCAGGAATGTGTGTCGGAGTTCATAAGCTTCGTGACGAGTGAGGCTTCGGAGAAGTGCAGGAAGGAGAGGAGGAAGACAGTGAATGGTGATGACATTTGTTGGGCCTTGGCAACACTAGGCTTTGATAACTATGCTGAACCAATGAGAAGGTACTTGCATAGATATAGAGAGGTTGAGGTAGATCATAATAAGGtcaatcttcaagaaaaagggaATAGTCCTGAAGAGAAGGACGatgaattatttaaattgagCAATAGAGGGGTTGGGCTTTGA